A stretch of the Archangium violaceum genome encodes the following:
- a CDS encoding hybrid sensor histidine kinase/response regulator, giving the protein MTFAWLVALHYGVRELSASLSLPSRPTQALPLRWHLVRLVVGTLLPAIAFAAIVVFQLARLERRAVERRAVHSARMLAVAFEREMSGSIQTLHALAESEALDRGELEAFRVECERVRRTQPSWRTVLLFSPDGQPLVNTALAMGTPLAPITERESFARILESHQPTVGSLAVGRGASKQLAFPVRVPVMREGVLRYVLTAVISPDALTGVVSSPSSEGEEWTRVLVDPQGLVVARTREPARFVGQSATSPFLEKTRASHEGLYADVSMDGAAVYVAFSHSHPSGWTAAIVSPRRVLDAPVSGSMFAVGGLGLALLLVSASGAWVFSRRLERSISEAATAAASLAEGNPPHMEPSSVRELARLGEALERSGLLLRERERERDAHLASAETARAEAVAATRAKDAFLAMLGHELRNPLAPIVTSLELLRRRGLAQTPEHDVITRQLKHVVRLVDDLLDVSRITRGQMSLHREPIELVSVVARAVEAASPLIEQRQHSLQVDVPPSGLLVLADPDRLTQVVANLLTNAAKYTPPGGHIHLRAHDQEGGIALVVEDDGHGVPQELLSRIFEPFVQGPRSFDRSEGGLGIGLALVRSLIEAHGGHVEARSDGPGRGSVFTVWLPRHALAENTLTQEARAPVSQAAEAVPGSLVRVLVVDDNVDAAEALADLLGLSGYEVAVAHDCPGALARAETFRPDVAILDIGLPDVDGYGVAERIRERLGAASPVFAALTGFGQAADRERSHAAGFRQHFVKPIDVDALSAFIESLRPARSGAA; this is encoded by the coding sequence CCCAGGCCCTTCCGCTCCGTTGGCACCTCGTCCGGCTCGTGGTCGGGACGCTTCTGCCCGCCATCGCCTTCGCCGCGATCGTGGTCTTCCAACTGGCACGCCTGGAGCGCAGGGCCGTCGAGCGGCGCGCCGTGCATTCGGCCCGCATGCTCGCGGTGGCCTTCGAACGTGAGATGTCGGGCTCCATCCAGACGCTCCATGCGCTGGCCGAGTCCGAGGCGCTCGATCGCGGCGAGCTGGAGGCCTTCCGCGTGGAGTGCGAGCGGGTGCGTCGCACCCAGCCGTCGTGGAGGACGGTGTTGCTGTTCTCGCCGGACGGCCAGCCGTTGGTGAACACCGCCCTTGCGATGGGCACCCCGCTCGCTCCCATCACCGAGCGGGAGAGCTTCGCGCGCATCCTCGAGTCGCACCAGCCCACCGTCGGAAGCCTCGCGGTGGGCCGGGGCGCCTCGAAGCAGCTCGCCTTTCCCGTCCGGGTGCCGGTGATGCGCGAAGGCGTGCTCCGGTATGTGCTCACGGCCGTCATCTCCCCGGATGCGCTCACGGGCGTGGTCTCCAGTCCGTCGTCCGAGGGGGAGGAGTGGACTCGCGTGCTGGTGGATCCCCAGGGGCTGGTGGTGGCCCGCACCCGTGAGCCCGCGCGATTCGTCGGACAGTCGGCGACGTCCCCGTTCCTGGAGAAGACCCGGGCCTCGCACGAAGGCCTGTACGCCGACGTGTCCATGGACGGTGCGGCGGTCTACGTGGCGTTCAGCCACTCGCACCCCTCGGGGTGGACCGCGGCGATCGTCAGTCCCAGGCGGGTCCTGGACGCGCCCGTGAGCGGCTCGATGTTCGCCGTCGGGGGGCTCGGGCTCGCGCTGCTGCTCGTGAGCGCGAGCGGCGCATGGGTCTTCTCCCGGCGGCTCGAACGCTCCATCTCGGAGGCCGCGACCGCCGCGGCCTCCCTCGCCGAGGGAAACCCTCCCCACATGGAGCCCTCCAGCGTGCGCGAGCTGGCGCGGCTCGGCGAGGCCCTGGAGCGTTCCGGACTGTTGCTGCGCGAGCGTGAGCGGGAACGGGACGCGCACCTCGCCAGCGCCGAGACGGCACGCGCGGAAGCCGTCGCGGCCACGCGGGCCAAGGACGCGTTCCTCGCCATGCTCGGACACGAGCTGCGCAACCCGCTCGCTCCCATCGTGACCTCGCTGGAGCTGCTCCGCAGGCGGGGCCTCGCGCAGACGCCCGAGCACGACGTCATCACGCGGCAGCTGAAGCACGTCGTCCGGCTCGTGGATGATCTGCTCGATGTGTCGCGCATCACCCGCGGACAGATGTCGCTGCACCGCGAACCCATCGAGCTCGTGTCCGTGGTCGCCCGGGCCGTGGAGGCGGCCTCGCCGCTCATCGAGCAGCGACAGCACTCGCTCCAGGTCGACGTGCCCCCCTCGGGCCTGCTCGTGCTGGCGGATCCCGACCGCTTGACGCAGGTGGTGGCGAACCTGCTCACGAACGCGGCGAAGTACACGCCTCCCGGTGGACACATCCATCTCCGGGCCCACGACCAGGAGGGGGGCATCGCGCTCGTCGTCGAGGACGATGGCCACGGCGTGCCCCAGGAGCTCCTCTCCCGGATCTTCGAGCCGTTCGTCCAGGGGCCGCGCTCGTTCGACCGGAGCGAGGGGGGGCTCGGCATCGGCCTGGCGCTCGTGCGCAGCCTCATCGAGGCGCATGGGGGCCATGTCGAGGCGCGCAGCGACGGACCCGGTCGGGGCAGCGTCTTCACCGTGTGGCTGCCGAGACACGCACTGGCCGAGAACACGCTCACCCAGGAGGCGCGGGCGCCTGTCTCCCAAGCGGCGGAGGCCGTACCCGGGAGCCTCGTGCGCGTTCTCGTCGTCGACGACAATGTCGACGCCGCCGAGGCGCTGGCCGATTTGCTGGGCCTGAGCGGGTACGAGGTGGCCGTGGCGCACGATTGCCCGGGGGCGCTGGCGCGGGCCGAGACGTTCCGCCCGGACGTGGCGATCCTCGACATCGGCTTGCCCGACGTGGATGGGTACGGGGTGGCCGAGCGCATCCGGGAACGGCTGGGGGCGGCGAGCCCCGTCTTCGCGGCGCTGACGGGCTTCGGCCAGGCGGCGGATCGCGAACGCAGTCATGCGGCGGGCTTCCGTCAGCACTTCGTGAAGCCCATCGACGTCGACGCACTGAGCGCGTTCATCGAGTCGCTGCGACCGGCGCGAAGCGGGGCGGCGTGA
- a CDS encoding NAD(P)/FAD-dependent oxidoreductase: MEQVAQGQARAAEADIAIIGAGIVGLFNALQYAKRGLQVVLLDNARGQKRSFKVGESFLIFTNPFLRTVGGLDAFAGECFPKHGVWFTYGLEHSRRFEATSEWGVHADPPHYLYEQAPDKRYFRAALMDVQIVRPEAEDVMRESLRAFPNVRFLDTVKVRDVVIHEEVGKLHELRWACQATREEGVVRARWVLDCSGRNRLLAKKQKHTVELNDGFQTTAVWGQFEGITDDLFGEPWVHTYADGDQTSRDLHTLHLWGEGYWIWVIRLSGQRISVGATFDQRKPPPGDTPEAQMWELFNRHPPLAKVLSKERMLEFRMYRDVQYMTDTFVSPRRYGMVGDAASIVDAYYSQGISLALVSSWHIANLVEQDLRGGGMDREYLERVNRATRQDWHIMRNMIREKYTPAIADSRFFVLSHMLDLAIFWSAGASRSRIARWLVETDGDTRRETPELRELREYLSRHMFYSQTKPWHWLSPERVRELQGRLQAGIGERARWRLEHGRRVPTLKAIVRLAAPVPQLWKLPFLREQERADLSGEDFIHPEKFLQRVPAWLRRLLPESPSERLSRAIAVRGQTLLALFLLGYAYDWADTGVQRLLLQLGLLEPGPKEVPGAAPVSLDETRAAATEAGSPPASRRNISA, encoded by the coding sequence ATGGAGCAGGTTGCTCAGGGACAGGCGCGAGCCGCCGAGGCGGATATCGCCATCATCGGCGCGGGAATCGTCGGCCTCTTCAATGCCCTGCAGTACGCGAAGCGGGGCTTGCAGGTCGTCCTGCTCGACAACGCGCGGGGGCAGAAACGCAGCTTCAAGGTGGGCGAGTCGTTCCTCATCTTCACCAACCCCTTCCTGCGCACGGTGGGCGGGCTGGATGCTTTCGCCGGGGAGTGCTTCCCCAAGCACGGCGTGTGGTTCACCTACGGCCTGGAGCACTCGCGGCGCTTCGAGGCGACGTCCGAGTGGGGCGTCCACGCGGATCCTCCGCACTACCTGTACGAGCAGGCGCCGGACAAGCGCTACTTCCGGGCCGCGCTCATGGACGTGCAGATCGTCCGGCCCGAGGCGGAGGACGTGATGCGCGAGTCCCTCCGGGCCTTCCCGAACGTGCGCTTCCTGGACACCGTGAAGGTCCGCGACGTGGTCATCCACGAGGAGGTCGGCAAGCTCCATGAGCTGCGCTGGGCCTGTCAGGCCACTCGGGAGGAGGGGGTGGTACGGGCCCGGTGGGTGCTGGACTGCTCGGGGCGCAACCGCCTGCTGGCGAAGAAGCAGAAGCACACCGTCGAGCTGAACGACGGCTTCCAGACGACGGCCGTCTGGGGGCAGTTCGAGGGCATCACCGACGACCTCTTCGGTGAGCCGTGGGTGCACACGTACGCCGATGGAGATCAGACCTCGAGGGATCTCCACACCCTCCACCTGTGGGGCGAGGGGTATTGGATCTGGGTCATCCGCCTGTCCGGGCAGCGCATCAGCGTCGGAGCGACGTTCGACCAGCGCAAGCCGCCACCGGGTGATACGCCCGAGGCCCAGATGTGGGAGCTCTTCAACCGCCATCCTCCGCTGGCGAAGGTGCTGTCGAAGGAGCGGATGCTCGAGTTCCGCATGTACCGCGACGTGCAGTACATGACCGACACCTTCGTGAGCCCCCGGCGCTACGGCATGGTGGGCGACGCGGCCTCCATCGTGGACGCCTACTACAGCCAGGGCATCTCACTGGCGCTGGTGAGCTCGTGGCACATCGCCAACCTCGTGGAGCAGGATCTGCGGGGTGGGGGGATGGACAGGGAGTACCTCGAGCGGGTGAACCGGGCGACGCGGCAGGACTGGCACATCATGCGGAACATGATCCGCGAGAAGTACACACCGGCCATCGCGGACAGCCGCTTCTTCGTGCTCTCGCACATGCTCGACCTGGCCATCTTCTGGTCCGCGGGCGCCTCCCGCTCGCGCATCGCGCGCTGGCTGGTGGAGACGGACGGCGACACGCGCCGCGAGACGCCCGAGCTGCGGGAGCTGCGTGAGTACCTCTCGCGGCACATGTTCTACTCCCAGACGAAGCCCTGGCACTGGCTGTCGCCGGAGCGGGTCCGGGAGCTCCAGGGACGCCTGCAGGCGGGCATCGGCGAGCGCGCGCGCTGGCGTCTCGAGCACGGCCGCCGTGTGCCGACGCTCAAGGCCATCGTTCGGCTCGCGGCCCCCGTGCCCCAGCTCTGGAAGCTGCCCTTCCTGCGTGAGCAGGAGCGCGCGGACCTCTCGGGCGAGGACTTCATCCATCCGGAGAAGTTCCTCCAGCGCGTCCCCGCGTGGTTGCGCCGGCTGCTGCCCGAGTCACCGTCGGAGCGGCTCTCCCGGGCCATCGCCGTGCGCGGCCAGACGCTGCTGGCGCTCTTCCTGCTGGGCTACGCGTACGACTGGGCCGACACCGGGGTGCAGAGGCTCCTGCTCCAGCTCGGGTTGCTCGAGCCGGGCCCCAAGGAGGTGCCGGGGGCCGCGCCTGTTTCCCTGGACGAGACGCGCGCGGCGGCCACGGAAGCCGGGTCCCCTCCGGCGTCGCGGCGGAACATCTCCGCCTGA
- a CDS encoding ATP-binding protein translates to MAPQHDSPSPARSSLARSTLIKMGVRIAVIIALTTLFSYLHIYNSLLAETLVTMERSVMDRSEREQAIFVLAEDNHAILKKALEERLRVWREQDPQPLFDRLFVSRPDGTIRNNPQGFDGTRMPGVYVPRGVTVDAEFRRRLLAAYEVVIQYGPAFHVRFMNTGVMLPEGVVVGYWPEGPNYFLELEPDFSILNLEYFTLALPENNPKRESSWTGVFEDVPTNTWMVTVTTPLDLDGRHVATLSHDVLLNDLMGRTLGDHLPGAYNILFRDDGHLIAHPELRMKSGAEAYNILNDTRNPEAVFTQESSERQRAHLRAIFQRVEARSPGEVVLEVPEFDEYIAVARLEGAGWNFVTVMPKQVVTSAAFRAARYVLLFGVVSLLMELAIMYWVLKQQISRPLLDFTQATTRLSAGDFEVGLDTSRADELGQLALAFQRMASEVQRREEALRLANEGLEHRVEERTRELQEVHRQLVETARQVGRAEIATNVLHNVGNVLTSVLTSAMLARERLAALKLENVARVADLLEEHKDDLSTFLTQDERGRNTLPFLSQLGKHLLMERQELQTLLGDVSRHTEHIGAIVKLQQRYARTPQQLFEPVQLGELVEDALRINQAALGRHSVGVAKNLSDVPPVLTEKHKVLMILVNLISNAKYAMDAVPEEQRHMSVSLVRPSADRILIEVRDNGVGIAPEMLTRIFQYGFTTRKEGHGFGLHSSALAAQELGGSLSVHSDGPGQGATFTLELPVTPQQRNERLSA, encoded by the coding sequence ATGGCCCCACAGCACGACTCCCCATCCCCGGCCCGGTCATCGTTGGCCCGCTCGACGCTCATCAAGATGGGCGTGCGCATCGCGGTGATCATCGCCCTGACCACCCTGTTCAGCTACCTCCACATCTACAACTCCCTCCTCGCGGAAACCCTCGTGACGATGGAGCGCAGTGTCATGGATCGGAGCGAGCGGGAGCAGGCCATCTTCGTGCTGGCGGAGGACAACCACGCCATCCTCAAGAAGGCCCTGGAAGAGCGGCTCCGGGTCTGGCGTGAGCAGGATCCCCAGCCGCTCTTCGACCGCCTCTTCGTGTCCCGCCCGGATGGGACGATCCGCAACAATCCCCAGGGCTTCGATGGGACGCGGATGCCGGGCGTCTACGTTCCCCGAGGCGTGACGGTGGATGCCGAGTTCCGCCGCCGGCTGCTGGCCGCGTACGAGGTGGTCATCCAGTATGGGCCCGCCTTCCACGTCCGCTTCATGAACACCGGCGTCATGCTGCCGGAGGGCGTGGTGGTGGGGTACTGGCCGGAGGGGCCCAACTACTTCCTGGAGCTCGAGCCTGACTTCTCGATCCTGAACCTCGAGTACTTCACGCTCGCCCTCCCCGAGAACAACCCGAAGCGGGAGTCGTCCTGGACGGGCGTCTTCGAGGATGTGCCCACCAACACCTGGATGGTCACGGTCACCACCCCACTGGACCTGGACGGACGCCACGTCGCGACCCTCTCCCACGACGTGCTCTTGAACGATTTGATGGGCCGGACCCTCGGCGACCACCTGCCCGGGGCCTACAACATCCTCTTCCGCGACGATGGTCATCTCATCGCCCACCCCGAGCTGCGGATGAAGAGCGGGGCGGAGGCCTACAACATCCTGAATGACACCCGGAATCCGGAGGCGGTCTTCACGCAGGAGAGCTCCGAGCGGCAGCGAGCCCACCTGCGCGCCATCTTCCAGCGGGTGGAGGCCCGCTCTCCCGGCGAGGTCGTGCTGGAGGTGCCGGAGTTCGACGAGTACATCGCCGTGGCGCGGCTGGAGGGCGCGGGTTGGAACTTCGTCACGGTCATGCCCAAGCAGGTGGTGACGTCGGCCGCCTTTCGCGCGGCGCGCTATGTCCTGTTGTTCGGCGTGGTGTCGCTGCTGATGGAGCTGGCCATCATGTACTGGGTGCTGAAGCAGCAGATCTCCCGTCCGCTCCTGGACTTCACCCAGGCCACCACCCGGTTGTCGGCGGGTGACTTCGAGGTGGGGCTGGACACCTCGCGCGCCGACGAGCTGGGGCAGCTGGCACTCGCCTTCCAGCGGATGGCCAGCGAGGTCCAGCGGCGAGAGGAGGCCCTGCGGCTGGCCAACGAGGGGCTGGAGCATCGGGTGGAGGAGCGCACCCGGGAGCTCCAGGAGGTGCACCGGCAGCTCGTGGAGACCGCGCGGCAGGTGGGCCGGGCGGAGATCGCCACCAACGTCCTGCACAACGTGGGCAACGTGCTGACCAGTGTCCTCACCTCGGCGATGCTGGCCCGGGAGCGCCTGGCCGCGCTGAAGCTCGAGAACGTGGCGCGGGTGGCGGACCTGCTCGAGGAGCACAAGGACGACCTCTCGACCTTCCTCACCCAGGACGAGCGCGGGCGCAACACGTTGCCCTTCCTGAGCCAGTTGGGAAAGCACCTGCTGATGGAGCGCCAGGAGCTCCAGACGCTGCTCGGCGACGTCAGCCGGCACACCGAGCACATTGGCGCCATCGTCAAGCTACAGCAGCGCTACGCCCGGACGCCCCAGCAGCTCTTCGAGCCGGTCCAGCTGGGTGAGCTGGTGGAGGACGCCCTGCGCATCAACCAGGCCGCGCTCGGCCGTCACTCCGTGGGCGTGGCGAAGAACCTGTCGGATGTGCCACCCGTGCTGACCGAGAAGCACAAGGTGTTGATGATCCTCGTCAATCTGATCAGCAACGCCAAGTACGCCATGGACGCGGTGCCCGAGGAGCAGCGGCACATGAGCGTGAGTCTGGTGCGTCCCTCCGCCGACCGCATCCTCATCGAGGTGCGGGACAACGGCGTGGGCATCGCGCCGGAGATGCTCACGCGCATCTTCCAGTACGGCTTCACCACCCGGAAGGAGGGGCACGGCTTTGGTCTGCACTCCAGTGCCCTGGCGGCCCAGGAGCTGGGGGGCTCCTTGAGCGTTCACAGCGATGGGCCGGGGCAGGGGGCCACGTTCACGCTGGAGCTGCCCGTCACGCCCCAGCAGCGAAATGAACGCTTGAGCGCGTAG
- a CDS encoding tRNA-(ms[2]io[6]A)-hydroxylase: protein MSRPTPERRPLSGEGPVILRVPSDPRWLPLALERFDEVLVDHAHCEKKAAANALSMIQVYPELPGLPAQMARLAREESAHLARVLEIMALRGLTLGRDTGDPYAQGLQKAIRTSAEGRKVDRLLVAAVIEARSCERLSLLAEGLEDPMLRRFYAELAQSEDGHQSLFYRLAVTATNGDEAPVRARLDELLVHEAAVLKQVGLRAAIH, encoded by the coding sequence ATGTCCCGTCCCACGCCTGAACGCCGTCCCCTCTCGGGAGAGGGCCCCGTCATCCTCCGCGTCCCCAGCGATCCGCGCTGGCTGCCCCTCGCGCTCGAGCGCTTCGACGAGGTGCTGGTGGACCATGCCCACTGCGAGAAGAAGGCGGCGGCCAACGCCCTCTCGATGATCCAGGTGTACCCGGAGCTGCCCGGCCTGCCGGCGCAGATGGCACGGCTGGCGCGCGAGGAGAGCGCGCACCTGGCCCGCGTGCTGGAGATAATGGCCCTGCGAGGCCTGACGCTGGGGCGCGACACCGGCGACCCGTACGCCCAGGGGTTGCAGAAGGCCATCCGCACCTCCGCGGAGGGTCGCAAGGTGGACCGGCTGCTCGTGGCCGCGGTCATCGAGGCGCGCTCGTGCGAGCGCCTGTCCCTCCTGGCCGAGGGGCTCGAGGACCCCATGCTGCGCCGCTTCTACGCCGAGCTGGCCCAGTCCGAGGACGGCCACCAATCGCTCTTCTACCGGCTGGCCGTCACCGCGACGAACGGAGACGAGGCCCCGGTGCGCGCCCGGCTGGACGAGCTGCTCGTCCACGAGGCCGCCGTGCTCAAGCAGGTGGGCCTGCGGGCCGCCATCCACTGA
- a CDS encoding DUF4081 domain-containing protein, producing MPPVTVQQLVAKDTDALRALLAKDPAHNLYLLGLLQEYGIASADNRCSFSYWGRFDGKTLTAAVFVGGSGGLVVPSASDGAFTGVIADALAERVRLKGSVGEKPAVDALVRSLCVGKPRLSKTYRLFSVSADDLGPFTNPLLRLAREEDVPRLMPLAAGAIREIHDRDALAEDPHFEARVAQRVRARRTYVLEENGELVFKVDIGSRSQFGAELEALYTVPSQRGKGHATLCLGQISRFLLSSLPRLTLRIEEKDESLARIARKVGYLAGRTQRLVLTE from the coding sequence ATGCCCCCCGTCACCGTCCAACAACTCGTCGCCAAGGACACCGATGCGCTGCGGGCGCTGCTCGCGAAGGACCCCGCCCACAACCTCTACCTGCTGGGGTTGCTGCAGGAGTACGGCATCGCGTCGGCCGACAACCGGTGCAGCTTCTCCTACTGGGGACGCTTCGATGGGAAGACGCTCACCGCGGCCGTCTTCGTGGGAGGCTCGGGCGGACTGGTGGTGCCCTCGGCGAGTGACGGCGCGTTCACCGGAGTCATCGCGGATGCGCTGGCCGAGCGCGTGAGACTGAAGGGCTCCGTGGGAGAGAAGCCAGCGGTGGACGCGCTGGTGCGCAGCCTGTGCGTGGGCAAGCCCCGGCTGTCCAAGACGTACCGCCTCTTCTCCGTGTCGGCCGATGACCTGGGGCCCTTCACCAACCCGCTGCTCCGGCTGGCGCGAGAGGAGGACGTCCCGCGCCTGATGCCGCTGGCGGCGGGGGCGATCCGGGAGATCCATGATCGGGACGCGCTCGCGGAGGATCCGCACTTCGAGGCGCGGGTGGCCCAGCGCGTGAGGGCGCGGCGTACCTACGTGCTGGAGGAGAACGGCGAGCTGGTGTTCAAGGTGGACATCGGCAGCCGCTCGCAATTCGGAGCGGAGCTGGAGGCCCTCTACACGGTGCCCTCCCAGCGGGGAAAGGGCCACGCCACGCTGTGCCTGGGGCAGATCTCCCGCTTCCTGCTGTCGTCGCTGCCGCGGCTCACCCTGCGGATAGAAGAGAAGGACGAGTCCCTGGCGCGAATCGCTCGCAAGGTGGGCTACCTGGCCGGCCGGACGCAGCGGCTGGTACTGACGGAGTAG
- a CDS encoding AgmX/PglI C-terminal domain-containing protein: protein MSGRAVFLWVVIPFVALSALALWLTRDTPTHAVTVASGEAPPLPEPPKPKPPKRSPPLAPALAPPPEPTPREPPPSPPPPPENEPLEEPPPGTWSREEIRVALRAVQPLVRSCLEDASVRHPGPHSVKLRFTLDARGEHGRFQRGEVVESSVQDPFVTACLLDTLADTQFSAPPGNPPLTLTHPFHFRPR from the coding sequence ATGTCGGGTAGAGCCGTCTTCCTCTGGGTGGTCATCCCCTTCGTGGCCCTGAGCGCGCTGGCGCTCTGGCTCACGAGGGACACGCCGACGCACGCCGTGACCGTGGCCAGCGGGGAGGCGCCCCCCCTACCCGAGCCACCGAAACCCAAGCCACCGAAGCGGTCGCCCCCTCTGGCACCGGCCCTCGCGCCCCCGCCGGAACCCACTCCCCGGGAGCCCCCGCCCTCCCCTCCTCCTCCACCGGAGAACGAGCCTCTCGAGGAGCCCCCCCCGGGCACCTGGAGCCGGGAGGAGATCCGCGTGGCCCTCCGCGCCGTCCAGCCCCTGGTGCGCTCGTGCCTCGAGGACGCCTCGGTGCGCCACCCGGGCCCACACTCCGTGAAGCTGCGTTTCACCCTCGATGCGCGGGGGGAGCACGGCCGGTTCCAGCGCGGCGAAGTGGTGGAGAGCAGCGTGCAGGATCCCTTCGTCACCGCCTGCCTGCTCGATACTCTCGCCGACACACAATTTTCCGCCCCGCCTGGGAACCCCCCTCTCACCCTGACACACCCGTTCCACTTCCGACCCCGGTAA
- the gluQRS gene encoding tRNA glutamyl-Q(34) synthetase GluQRS, giving the protein MSFRGRFAPSPTGRIHLGNARSALLGWLQARAAGGQFLLRIEDLDRARCKPQFLEDLYRDLEWLGLDWDEPPLVQSQRDDVYRQALETLERTGRVYPCFCTRAEIARAASAPHGLSEEGPRYPGTCAPLTPEARAERARARVPALRFQAAPGEWCFEDGLHGRYCQDVATVVGDFVVRRNDGVASYQLAVVVDDVASGITDVLRGDDLLSSTPRQLQIHEALGHMPPRFWHVPLVLGEDGKRLAKREGAFAVAELRERGIPVERVLGLLAAWSGLGDGEPVSLEELVRRFRPELLPRSPVVAREALLKTALGLGDASGHGQG; this is encoded by the coding sequence ATGAGCTTCCGCGGACGCTTCGCGCCCAGCCCGACCGGGCGCATCCACCTCGGCAATGCCCGCAGCGCGCTGCTCGGATGGCTCCAGGCCCGCGCGGCCGGAGGCCAGTTCCTGCTGCGCATCGAGGATCTCGATCGCGCGCGCTGCAAGCCCCAGTTCCTCGAGGACCTGTACCGGGACCTGGAGTGGCTGGGCCTGGACTGGGACGAGCCGCCCCTCGTCCAGAGTCAGCGCGATGACGTCTACCGGCAAGCCCTGGAGACGCTGGAGCGGACGGGCCGCGTCTATCCCTGCTTCTGCACGCGCGCGGAGATCGCCCGGGCGGCGAGCGCCCCCCATGGCTTGAGCGAGGAAGGTCCGCGCTACCCCGGGACGTGCGCCCCGCTCACCCCCGAGGCCCGCGCCGAACGAGCCCGCGCGCGGGTCCCCGCCCTGCGCTTCCAGGCGGCACCCGGAGAGTGGTGCTTCGAGGACGGGCTGCACGGCCGCTACTGCCAGGACGTGGCCACGGTGGTGGGAGACTTCGTCGTGCGCCGCAACGATGGAGTGGCCAGCTACCAGCTCGCCGTGGTGGTGGACGACGTGGCCAGTGGCATCACCGACGTGCTCCGGGGGGACGACCTCCTGTCCTCGACGCCCCGACAGCTTCAAATCCACGAAGCGCTCGGCCACATGCCTCCGCGCTTCTGGCACGTGCCCCTGGTCCTCGGAGAGGATGGCAAGCGGCTGGCCAAGCGGGAGGGCGCCTTCGCGGTGGCCGAGCTGCGCGAGCGGGGCATCCCCGTCGAGCGGGTGCTCGGGTTGCTGGCGGCGTGGAGTGGACTGGGAGACGGCGAGCCCGTGAGCCTGGAGGAGCTGGTGCGGAGGTTCCGTCCCGAGCTGCTCCCCCGCTCGCCCGTCGTCGCCCGCGAGGCGCTGTTGAAGACGGCGTTGGGCCTCGGGGACGCGAGCGGACATGGCCAGGGTTGA
- a CDS encoding metallophosphoesterase family protein, translating to MRFLHCSDVHITANYPSLPLLKLGWRRWIAMAELSVGGRGKAYARAPETLATIASDAEQHGVDHFILSGDLTAYALEPEFQLARASLGALAEDPGRCTVVPGNHDVFTPGSHRAGRFARHFGHLLESDLPEYRREGAFPFVRLVGTEAAVVGLLSARVPFMPGFAHGYIGPAQLEGLAALVKDPRLAGRAVLVVLHHAPLTHKGRADSLLHGLKDARELFQLLPGPRYAVLHGHIHHRYHHPATAERPHIFSAGSSTQAGREGYWLIEVKDGQVVGGQKHVPGGGTREPARAQA from the coding sequence ATGCGTTTCCTCCACTGCTCCGACGTCCATATCACCGCCAACTACCCCTCCCTGCCCCTGCTGAAGCTCGGCTGGCGGCGATGGATCGCCATGGCCGAGCTATCCGTGGGGGGGCGCGGCAAGGCCTATGCGCGGGCGCCCGAGACGCTCGCCACCATCGCGAGTGACGCGGAGCAGCACGGGGTGGACCACTTCATCCTCTCCGGGGATCTCACCGCGTACGCGTTGGAGCCGGAATTCCAGCTGGCGCGCGCGTCGCTCGGCGCGCTGGCCGAGGATCCGGGGCGCTGCACCGTCGTCCCCGGCAACCATGACGTCTTCACCCCGGGCAGCCACCGCGCGGGCCGCTTCGCGCGTCACTTCGGCCATCTTCTAGAGAGCGATCTGCCCGAGTACCGCCGCGAGGGCGCCTTCCCCTTCGTTCGGCTGGTGGGCACGGAGGCCGCCGTGGTGGGTCTGCTCTCCGCGCGGGTGCCCTTCATGCCGGGCTTCGCCCATGGCTATATCGGCCCGGCGCAGTTGGAGGGGCTCGCGGCGTTGGTGAAGGATCCGCGGCTCGCCGGCCGGGCCGTGCTGGTGGTGCTGCACCACGCACCGCTCACCCACAAGGGCCGGGCGGACAGCCTGCTTCATGGATTGAAGGACGCGCGGGAGCTCTTCCAGCTGTTGCCCGGGCCGCGCTACGCGGTGCTGCACGGCCACATCCACCACCGCTACCACCACCCGGCCACCGCCGAGCGCCCCCACATCTTCAGCGCGGGTTCGTCCACCCAGGCGGGGCGCGAGGGCTACTGGCTCATCGAGGTGAAGGACGGCCAGGTGGTGGGTGGGCAGAAGCACGTCCCGGGTGGTGGGACGCGCGAACCCGCCCGGGCTCAGGCCTGA